The Penaeus chinensis breed Huanghai No. 1 chromosome 16, ASM1920278v2, whole genome shotgun sequence genome window below encodes:
- the LOC125033457 gene encoding sex peptide receptor-like, whose amino-acid sequence MLSVLDMSESPGYSFTMENYTIDILDNNDDNESYTLYNETYSNLSCSRNDSLFYINVTLQYPLELAMPLYGYALPVLFLVTTIANTLILAVLGQRHMRSPTNAVLMAMALSDMLTVLFPEPMFFYMYTLNNHPKPLSPPSACSAWMIMHETIPNLFHTASIWLTVVLAVQRYIYVCHASVARVWCTLPHVMKVISFVFVLATIHQAPRLFDTVYTPMMIEGDDECVEVCVMSYSSWVTDLLTLDIYFSCYYIFRVIFVHLGPCLVLVILNVLLYRAMRQAQKRRQKLFKENDKKKECKKLRDDCTTLMLIVVVTVFLITEIPLAVITFLHVLSAKNIVQVFSDESYNIVNYFFIISNSFIIFSYPFNFAIYCGMSRQFRETFRDLFIRGRRMPRRDDSTRYSMINGPPKTCSTEV is encoded by the coding sequence ATGTTGAGTGTTTTAGACATGTCTGAGTCCCCCGGATATTCTTTCACCATGGAGAACTATACGATTGACATCCTtgacaacaacgacgacaacgaATCGTACACGCTGTATAATGAAACGTACAGTAACCTTTCGTGTTCGAGAAACGATTCGTTATTTTACATTAATGTGACCCTTCAGTACCCCCTGGAGTTGGCGATGCCCCTCTACGGCTATGCTCTGCCTGTGCTCTTCCTGGTTACCACGATTGCCAACACCCTGATCCTCGCTGTGCTTGGCCAGCGACACATGCGATCCCCGACGAACGCGGTCCTGATGGCCATGGCCCTCTCCGACATGCTGACGGTGCTCTTCCCCGAGCCGATGTTCTTCTACATGTACACGCTGAACAACCACCCGAAGCCTCTGTCGCCGCCCTCGGCATGCAGCGCCTGGATGATCATGCACGAGACCATCCCCAACCTGTTCCACACAGCGTCCATCTGGCTGACGGTGGTGCTGGCAGTACAGCGTTACATCTACGTGTGCCATGCGTCGGTGGCCCGAGTCTGGTGCACTCTACCGCACGTCATGAAAGTGATCTCCTTCGTTTTCGTCTTGGCCACCATCCACCAGGCGCCGCGACTCTTCGACACCGTGTACACCCCCATGATGATCGAGGGCGACGACGAGTGTGTCGAGGTATGCGTCATGAGTTATTCCAGTTGGGTCACGGACCTGCTGACTCTCGATATATATTTCTCATGTTATTACATCTTCAGGGTGATCTTCGTGCACCTCGGGCCATGCCTCGTGCTGGTCATCCTCAACGTGCTTCTGTACAGGGCCATGCGACAAGCGCAAAAGCGGAGGCAGAAGCTCTTCAAGGAAAATGACAAGAAGAAGGAATGTAAGAAGCTGCGCGACGACTGCACGACGTTGATGCTCATTGTCGTCGTGACAGTCTTCCTCATCACGGAGATCCCGCTGGCAGTCATCACATTCCTGCATGTTCTGTCTGCAAAGAATATCGTCCAGGTCTTCTCGGATGAATCTTATAACATCGTCAAttacttcttcatcatctccaaCTCTTTCATCATCTTCTCATATCCCTTCAACTTCGCCATTTACTGCGGGATGTCGCGGCAGTTCAGGGAGACCTTCCGAGACCTGTTCATCCGCGGCCGGAGGATGCCACGCCGCGACGACTCCACTCGCTACTCCATGATTAACGGCCCTCCCAAGACGTGCTCCACGGAAGTCTGA